A region of Fimbriimonadaceae bacterium DNA encodes the following proteins:
- the kpsF gene encoding Arabinose 5-phosphate isomerase KpsF, translated as MGRIALRQIDSRKAAPVSSLNTILRVLREEAQGLYDLSSRLDAAYETAVDWIVDCTGRVIACGVGKSGHIARKFSGTLASTGTPSLFLHAAEAVHGDLGMVTNDDVVVLFTYSGETDEMIRLFPSLDVIGAKSIVVTGRRDSSVARLAGLTLDCHVEREACPNNLAPTTSTTLMLAIGDALAVAAMERKGFSKEDFAKFHPSGTLGKRLLLRVSDVMRQGEDLAVVGPETPTLEVMQAITKAGAGAAIVCDSERQLLGLISDGDLRRHFMTLDHNLDAPAWSYMTKDPASIEASVLAMDALEMFQNFPKKIGEVPVVESDKVVGLLMVKDLLRSGII; from the coding sequence ATGGGTCGCATCGCTCTTCGGCAAATCGATTCTCGGAAGGCCGCCCCAGTGAGCTCATTGAATACCATCCTTCGCGTTTTGCGCGAAGAGGCCCAGGGACTCTACGACCTCTCGAGCAGGCTCGATGCCGCCTATGAAACCGCGGTCGACTGGATCGTCGACTGCACCGGCCGTGTCATCGCCTGTGGCGTGGGCAAGAGCGGTCACATCGCGAGGAAGTTTTCCGGGACCCTTGCCAGTACGGGCACCCCCAGCCTGTTCCTGCATGCGGCGGAAGCCGTGCATGGCGACCTCGGCATGGTGACGAACGATGATGTCGTGGTCCTATTCACCTATTCCGGCGAGACTGACGAGATGATCCGGCTTTTCCCGTCTCTCGACGTCATCGGCGCTAAATCCATTGTCGTCACCGGCCGTCGAGATAGCAGCGTGGCCAGGCTCGCCGGATTGACGCTCGACTGCCATGTCGAGCGCGAGGCTTGTCCCAACAACCTCGCACCAACCACGTCGACGACCCTCATGCTGGCGATCGGCGACGCGTTGGCCGTTGCCGCCATGGAGCGCAAGGGCTTCAGCAAGGAGGACTTCGCCAAATTCCATCCGAGCGGCACCCTAGGCAAGCGGCTGCTGCTGCGAGTTTCCGATGTGATGCGTCAGGGTGAGGATCTGGCCGTGGTCGGCCCAGAGACGCCCACGCTCGAAGTGATGCAGGCGATCACGAAAGCAGGGGCGGGCGCAGCCATCGTCTGCGACAGTGAACGGCAGTTGCTGGGGCTAATCTCGGATGGCGACTTGCGTCGGCACTTCATGACCCTTGACCATAACCTCGACGCCCCGGCATGGTCGTACATGACCAAGGATCCCGCTTCGATCGAGGCGAGCGTGCTCGCCATGGACGCCCTTGAAATGTTTCAGAACTTTCCCAAGAAAATCGGCGAGGTACCGGTCGTCGAGAGTGATAAGGTCGTCGGATTGCTAATGGTCAAGGACCTGCTTCGAAGCGGCATTATCTGA
- the arg gene encoding Arginase, with protein sequence MIDIIGVPFDLGGRRTGSRLGPSVLRLADIEGALQRLGIEIRDQGDLSIEPVAADPCGIREFATASVVYAQVKAAVAKSVSEGRTALVLGGDHSLSIGSIAGAMSAAPDLAVLWIDAHGDINSPGTSPSGNLHGMPLGALTGQPSGTTGLTDQQWKELVGLVGDQPLSGDRIAWIGLRDVDPGEAARIHSYPGCFGTTMQDADRYGVAGLLDKFDAWLQDTGSKRLWISFDVDCLDPILAPGTGTAVRGGFTYREGHLVAELLHSILNRPGATCRLAGLDVVEVNPLFDSNNETAKMTVEWVASLFGKSILGRPPQ encoded by the coding sequence ATGATCGACATCATCGGAGTGCCCTTCGATCTCGGTGGTCGCCGCACAGGCAGCCGCCTCGGACCTTCGGTGCTGCGGCTTGCCGATATTGAGGGCGCCCTGCAACGGCTCGGCATCGAGATTCGAGACCAGGGAGACCTGAGCATTGAACCGGTAGCCGCCGATCCCTGCGGGATTCGCGAGTTTGCAACGGCCAGCGTGGTGTACGCGCAGGTTAAGGCGGCGGTGGCGAAATCCGTTTCCGAAGGCCGCACCGCCTTGGTTTTGGGCGGCGACCACAGCCTGAGTATCGGATCGATTGCCGGGGCGATGAGTGCCGCTCCAGATCTCGCCGTGCTCTGGATCGATGCCCATGGCGATATCAATTCGCCCGGAACGTCGCCCTCTGGGAACCTTCATGGCATGCCGCTTGGTGCGCTGACCGGACAGCCATCGGGCACGACGGGGCTGACGGACCAGCAGTGGAAAGAGCTTGTTGGCCTCGTGGGAGATCAGCCGCTTTCTGGGGATCGCATCGCTTGGATTGGTCTACGAGACGTAGATCCAGGTGAGGCCGCGCGGATCCATTCCTATCCCGGATGCTTCGGCACGACGATGCAGGATGCCGACCGATACGGCGTTGCCGGCCTCCTGGACAAGTTCGACGCTTGGTTGCAGGATACGGGCTCCAAGCGCCTGTGGATCAGCTTTGATGTCGATTGCCTCGATCCGATTCTTGCCCCGGGGACCGGTACGGCCGTGCGTGGTGGTTTCACCTATCGCGAGGGCCACCTGGTTGCCGAGCTTCTGCATAGCATTCTCAATCGTCCCGGTGCCACGTGCCGGTTGGCGGGCCTCGACGTGGTAGAAGTCAATCCGCTGTTTGATTCCAACAACGAGACGGCGAAGATGACCGTCGAATGGGTCGCATCGCTCTTCGGCAAATCGATTCTCGGAAGGCCGCCCCAGTGA
- the pdxT gene encoding Pyridoxal 5'-phosphate synthase subunit PdxT has translation MPRAGVIAIQGDFEKHLTALSKLGAYTLEVRTPEDLAKVDRVIIPGGESTTVGRLMDRFGLGSALIERAHQGMPIWGTCMGMIILAKEVEDYDQFRLGLLDITVRRNAFGAQVHSFEDEVSIPALGEPLTAVFIRAPVVTRCGEGVEVLASYRDEIVAVRQGSVLGTAFHPELTDDTRLHEWFLSWQLP, from the coding sequence ATGCCGCGCGCCGGGGTCATCGCGATCCAAGGGGATTTCGAAAAGCACCTCACCGCGCTCTCCAAGTTAGGAGCCTATACCCTTGAGGTTCGCACGCCGGAAGACCTCGCCAAGGTCGACCGGGTCATTATTCCGGGCGGCGAGAGCACGACCGTCGGCAGGCTAATGGACCGGTTCGGCCTGGGGTCGGCGCTGATTGAGCGGGCCCACCAAGGCATGCCGATCTGGGGCACGTGCATGGGGATGATCATCCTTGCCAAGGAGGTCGAAGACTATGACCAGTTCCGGCTCGGACTTTTGGATATCACGGTCCGCCGCAACGCATTCGGCGCCCAGGTACACAGCTTCGAGGACGAAGTTTCCATTCCTGCTCTCGGTGAGCCGCTCACCGCAGTTTTCATTCGCGCTCCCGTGGTGACCCGCTGCGGTGAGGGAGTGGAGGTCCTGGCCTCGTATCGCGACGAAATCGTTGCGGTGCGGCAAGGCTCGGTGCTGGGCACGGCGTTCCACCCCGAGCTAACCGACGACACGCGCCTGCACGAGTGGTTTCTTAGTTGGCAATTGCCTTAG